A stretch of Malus sylvestris chromosome 11, drMalSylv7.2, whole genome shotgun sequence DNA encodes these proteins:
- the LOC126591101 gene encoding germin-like protein 9-3 gives MASRTSNLKFSSLIIFSFAIVQIAIAGDPDILTDFIVPPNANGTVDGNFFTYTGFRALVEGDPPTAFKAMKASLAEFPALNGQSVSYAILQFPNGTTNPPHTHPRSAELLFLVGGTLEVGFVDTKNNLFTQTLQTGDLFVFPKGLAHFQYNADVENSAIAISAFGSANAGTVSIPSTLFTTGIDDNVLAISFKTDVGTIQKLKAGLAPKP, from the coding sequence ATGGCCTCCAGAACTTCCAACCTCAAATTCTCATCACTAATAATTTTCTCATTTGCCATTGTCCAAATAGCAATAGCGGGAGACCCGGACATTCTTACTGACTTCATAGTGCCTCCAAATGCAAATGGAACTGTAGATGGAAACTTCTTTACATACACCGGCTTTCGTGCCCTTGTTGAAGGAGACCCTCCCACAGCCTTCAAGGCTATGAAGGCATCCTTGGCTGAATTCCCTGCTCTTAATGGGCAGAGTGTTTCATATGCCATCCTTCAGTTCCCAAATGGCACTACCAACCCACCACACACTCATCCTCGATCGGCTGAGCTACTTTTCCTCGTTGGTGGTACGCTTGAAGTTGGTTTTGTTGACACCAAAAACAACCTCTTTACGCAGACGCTTCAGACAGGGGATCTATTTGTGTTTCCCAAGGGACTTGCGCACTTCCAATACAATGCTGATGTAGAAAACTCAGCCATAGCAATTTCTGCATTTGGAAGTGCAAATGCAGGAACTGTATCAATCCCCTCCACCTTGTTCACCACCGGCATCGATGACAATGTGTTGGCTATCTCGTTCAAGactgatgttggcaccattcaAAAGCTCAAGGCTGGTCTTGCTCCCAAGCCGTAA